In Stanieria sp. NIES-3757, the DNA window ATGCAAAAACAAAATTTATAATAACTTTTTTTGCAATTTTTAATAATGTCGTGCAATTAAAAATTCTAGTATTATTCTCTTTATCAATATCAAAAATGCAATTTAACTATAATTCATCATAAAAAAAATGAGTTTAAGATTAGTAACAGCAATAAAGATAATCTTCTTCAAAAAAAATTTACTTTCAAAATAAAATTAAACTTGTCTTTAATTAATATTAATTTTTGTAAAAAAAATGCCAGCAGCATTAAAAATAACTCTGACTAAGAAAGAAAAATCCTTTAGCCTTTGAACAGTCTTCACGCTTGAAATTCATTTTGCACGACCACATAACTGGTTACTAATGGTTAGGGTGGGTTTAACCCACCAAAGCTCAAGATCAAATTCGGACTGACATCATTTTTTGAACTGCTTCCACAATTTGTTCTGGTTGAACGATAGTCAGTCTTTCTAAAGCACCATTGTAAGGAGTTGGGATATCTTGAGAAGATAAACGCAGCACTGGCGCATCTAACTCATCAAATAACTGTTCGTTAATCAAAGCAACTAATTCTGCTCCAATTCCGCCAGTTTTCATACATTCTTCCACGATAATAACGCGGTGAGTTTTTCTGACTGATTCGCCAATAGTTTCCATATCAAAGGGTTTGAGGGAAATTAGGTCAATAATTTCGGGGTCGTATCCTTGTTTTTCTAAAGATTTTAAGGCTTGAGTACAATGATGACGCATCCGCGAGTAAGTCAGGATCGTAACATCTTTACCTTTTCTAACTATTTCAGCTTGATCTAAAGGTACGAGATATTCTTCTTCTGGTAAATCTTCTTTGAGGTTGTAGAGAAGAACGTGTTCAAAAAATAAAACTGGATTATTATCTCTAATGGCAGATTTTAATAATCCTTTGGCATTATATGGAGTAGAACAAGCAACAATTTTTAATCCAGGAACAGCATGAAAATAGGCTTCTAAACGTTGAGAGTGTTCTGCACCCAACTGTCTGCCTACACCACCAGGGCCACGAATTACCATGGGAATTTTGAAATTACCGCCTGAAGTATAACGTAACATCCCTGCGTTATTGGCAATTTGGTTAAACGCCAATAATAAAAAGCCCATATTCATCCCTTCAATAATGGGACGCAAACCAGACAGTGCTGCACCAACAGCCAAACCACAAAAACTGTTTTCGGCAATTGGAGTATCTAGGACTCGTAATTCTCCATATTTTTTATATAGGTCTTTGGTAACTTTATAAGAACCACCATAATGACCCACATCTTCCCCTAAAACGAAGACGGTATTATCTCTAGCCATTTCTTCGTCAGTAGCTTCTCGTAGAGCATTAAATAATAAAGTTTCTGCCATCTATTTTCCCTATATCAGCAAAAGATAATCCTATCATTACTCAATATGGTCTAATTGCTTATTTGTTTACGATTCAATTTTTTTCCAATCTTAGCCAGATGTCCTCTGTTGATAAGTGTTTGATTTAGTATTAGATAGCACCTGTTGCACAAATTTTTCCATTCTCGAAAAATGAGAACCTTGCCAGTAAATTTGACTGCAATTATTACAGCGGTGAAATTTGTCTATTTCTCGGCGGGTTTGTAAGGGAAGTTGGTCGAGAATTAATTGTTTATCAACAGCTTTGAGAACTCCATTACAACGAATACATCTTTGAAATGGTTTGACTGAATTCAATAAATTAAAGCGTTGTAAAATCTCGACAATTTGTTGATTTGGTTTAGTGGAGCGTACATAATATCCGTAAGTTACTACACTTCGCATTAAAACTCCCCGATCGCGGGTTAAAATAATTCTTGCTTCCTTGGCACCAATCTCTGCTATCTCCGCATCTTCATAATCGTTGCGATATAAAGTATCAAAACCTAGCATCCTTAAAGAAGAAGCGAGTTTACCTAAATGTACGTCTAAAATAAATTTGGGTTTGGTTGGTAGGGGTGGTTGGAGCGCGATCGCTGGTACAACATCAGGTACTATCTCAGCAGGATAGATCGTAACGCGATCGCCGTCTTGTAAAATGTAGGAAAAATCGACTGATTGTTGGTTGACCCAGGAATCGTCGTTAAACGGCGGTGTATCGTCGACTACAATAT includes these proteins:
- the acoB gene encoding pyruvate dehydrogenase E1 component beta subunit, translating into MAETLLFNALREATDEEMARDNTVFVLGEDVGHYGGSYKVTKDLYKKYGELRVLDTPIAENSFCGLAVGAALSGLRPIIEGMNMGFLLLAFNQIANNAGMLRYTSGGNFKIPMVIRGPGGVGRQLGAEHSQRLEAYFHAVPGLKIVACSTPYNAKGLLKSAIRDNNPVLFFEHVLLYNLKEDLPEEEYLVPLDQAEIVRKGKDVTILTYSRMRHHCTQALKSLEKQGYDPEIIDLISLKPFDMETIGESVRKTHRVIIVEECMKTGGIGAELVALINEQLFDELDAPVLRLSSQDIPTPYNGALERLTIVQPEQIVEAVQKMMSVRI